The Planococcus donghaensis genome contains a region encoding:
- a CDS encoding SRPBCC family protein, whose product MVEWSEQQLINAPIEKVWALFSDEHLQTIMPQLEKHQLIEGQPNQVGSKYVQQNRIKGRAVSYIMEVTAYEDLPDYKRKDLYFVPAGLFHIALSFVLKRVESEQTLFVYRGSNRGANMIGRTLLKLDAQNSSKQEVDELIERVKKAAES is encoded by the coding sequence ATGGTCGAGTGGAGTGAGCAGCAACTTATCAACGCACCCATCGAAAAAGTATGGGCATTGTTTTCAGACGAACACCTGCAAACCATCATGCCACAACTTGAAAAGCATCAATTAATCGAAGGACAGCCTAATCAAGTAGGTTCAAAGTACGTGCAACAAAACCGCATTAAAGGCCGTGCGGTGAGTTATATCATGGAAGTGACCGCGTATGAAGATTTGCCGGACTACAAAAGAAAAGACCTGTATTTTGTCCCTGCGGGTTTGTTTCACATTGCATTAAGTTTTGTGTTAAAGCGTGTAGAAAGTGAGCAAACATTATTTGTTTATCGTGGATCAAATCGAGGGGCAAACATGATTGGGCGAACTTTACTCAAGCTTGACGCGCAAAATAGCAGCAAGCAAGAAGTGGATGAGCTGATCGAACGAGTAAAAAAGGCGGCGGAGTCATGA
- a CDS encoding SRPBCC family protein encodes MVKWKEEMTIDANIEKVWRLFKDENIKQVMPKIEEHILLENNNNELGAKHAQSYHEGGQLQTYIVETVGYEDLPDKKLKQTQFEMGQSFDVFYSFTLIKENENQTKFIYEGFNKGKGLMGKAMLLSGSKKTRKQTVTTFMERVRDEALKK; translated from the coding sequence ATGGTTAAATGGAAAGAAGAAATGACGATTGACGCGAATATCGAAAAAGTATGGCGTTTATTCAAAGACGAAAACATTAAACAAGTGATGCCGAAAATTGAAGAACACATTTTACTTGAAAACAATAACAATGAACTGGGTGCCAAACACGCCCAAAGTTATCACGAAGGCGGGCAGCTGCAAACGTATATTGTGGAGACTGTAGGTTATGAAGATTTGCCAGACAAAAAGCTAAAACAAACTCAGTTTGAAATGGGACAAAGTTTTGATGTGTTTTATTCGTTTACGTTAATTAAAGAAAATGAAAACCAAACAAAGTTTATTTACGAAGGATTTAATAAAGGAAAAGGATTAATGGGAAAAGCGATGTTATTGTCGGGAAGTAAAAAAACACGTAAGCAAACCGTCACGACGTTTATGGAACGCGTAAGAGACGAAGCGTTGAAAAAATAA
- a CDS encoding fatty acid desaturase family protein produces MNKEFHSFGWYASKVSPHLPKKAFKPVPGRLLGGLAYLIISIAGMFAIGIYDLPFLANIALSFVIGTSFAAMGFLGHEILHGTVVKKAKLRNLLGAVFFFPLLTGPLLWRKWHNMTHHVHTQNEEKDPDTWLSKEDLDKKPALKIIYRLPFSVRAFLEFFALCFTFTLHSTKIFFAYIKEFKPEKRGTVWIQFLLPWVAWLGLIFFVGIINWLFIFLIPHLIANAIVMGYISTNHRLNPLVPVNDPLANTLSVTVPRWIDVLHFNFSYHTEHHIFPSMSSKYYPLVKDLIKDSWPSRYHEMPMSSALIALWKTPRVYYNGKDLIDPQAQLLYGSLGNGLNPEAIEPRPINNSDTN; encoded by the coding sequence ATGAATAAAGAATTTCACTCATTTGGCTGGTATGCGTCTAAAGTATCGCCGCATCTGCCCAAAAAAGCATTTAAACCGGTTCCAGGACGTTTACTTGGTGGTCTAGCTTATTTAATTATTTCAATCGCAGGAATGTTTGCTATTGGAATATATGATCTACCCTTTCTTGCGAACATAGCACTTTCATTTGTAATTGGCACAAGTTTTGCCGCAATGGGATTCTTGGGACATGAAATCTTACATGGGACGGTAGTGAAAAAAGCTAAATTGCGCAATTTACTCGGTGCAGTTTTCTTTTTCCCTCTTCTTACTGGACCACTACTATGGCGTAAGTGGCATAACATGACCCATCATGTTCATACTCAAAATGAAGAGAAGGATCCTGATACGTGGTTGTCAAAAGAAGATTTAGACAAAAAGCCTGCATTGAAAATTATCTATCGATTACCATTTTCAGTTCGTGCATTTCTAGAGTTTTTCGCTTTGTGTTTTACATTCACATTGCACTCGACTAAAATCTTTTTCGCTTATATTAAGGAATTTAAGCCTGAAAAACGTGGGACAGTTTGGATTCAGTTTTTATTGCCGTGGGTAGCTTGGTTAGGTTTGATTTTCTTTGTAGGAATAATAAACTGGTTATTTATATTTCTAATCCCCCATTTAATTGCGAATGCCATTGTAATGGGATATATTTCGACTAATCATCGGTTGAATCCACTTGTTCCAGTGAATGACCCACTAGCAAACACCTTATCGGTAACGGTTCCTCGATGGATCGACGTGTTACATTTTAATTTTTCTTATCACACAGAGCATCATATATTTCCAAGTATGAGCTCGAAGTATTATCCTTTAGTAAAAGATCTTATAAAGGACAGCTGGCCAAGTCGCTATCATGAGATGCCAATGTCGAGTGCTTTAATAGCATTATGGAAGACTCCGAGAGTTTATTACAATGGGAAAGATTTAATTGATCCTCAGGCACAGTTGTTATATGGATCTCTTGGGAACGGTCTAAATCCCGAAGCAATTGAGCCGCGGCCGATAAATAACAGCGATACAAACTAG
- a CDS encoding histidine phosphatase family protein, which translates to MTTICLVRHGETDWNVQGKIQGKTDIPLNAEGIKQAMRCAHGLTDANWDIIITSPLKRAKRTAELINETLQLPLMEMPQFEEKHFGDAEGMTYEERALTFPDRHYPNQEDNQLFAERLSSGLEIIHERFKNKRVLLVSHGGVINALLGTLSNGEIGSGKTRLLNTSFSHIQFDQTNWVIKNYNQVSHLEKEMSGT; encoded by the coding sequence ATGACGACGATTTGTTTAGTCCGGCACGGGGAAACCGACTGGAATGTACAAGGGAAAATTCAAGGAAAAACCGATATTCCGTTAAACGCAGAAGGCATAAAACAAGCGATGCGTTGTGCGCACGGGTTAACCGATGCTAATTGGGACATTATTATTACAAGTCCGCTCAAGCGCGCCAAACGAACAGCAGAACTGATCAATGAGACTTTGCAATTGCCGCTTATGGAAATGCCACAGTTTGAAGAAAAGCATTTTGGTGATGCAGAAGGCATGACTTACGAGGAGCGGGCATTGACGTTTCCGGATCGGCATTATCCTAACCAAGAAGATAATCAGTTGTTTGCTGAACGCTTGTCGTCGGGACTAGAAATCATACATGAACGTTTTAAAAACAAGCGCGTGTTGTTGGTGTCACACGGCGGTGTTATTAACGCATTACTTGGCACGTTATCAAATGGAGAAATCGGTTCTGGCAAAACCAGGTTATTGAATACAAGTTTTAGCCATATTCAGTTTGATCAAACCAATTGGGTGATTAAAAATTACAACCAAGTGAGTCATCTTGAAAAAGAGATGAGCGGAACGTAA
- a CDS encoding nuclear transport factor 2 family protein → METAKNADFFRQFNHAFFQGDREFIENNITDDVVWTMVGTESIVGKQAFLDTAFGLEEGYSDLEYWIDFSVTDAKKAALKGKMIRKTTDSTPKVYAFCDFYVLNDENDCKIKELTTFLVAIDETVESS, encoded by the coding sequence ATGGAAACCGCAAAAAATGCGGATTTTTTCCGTCAATTCAATCATGCTTTTTTCCAAGGCGACCGGGAGTTTATCGAAAACAACATTACTGACGACGTGGTATGGACAATGGTGGGTACGGAATCAATTGTTGGAAAGCAAGCTTTTCTTGATACAGCTTTTGGATTAGAGGAAGGGTATTCGGATCTTGAATACTGGATCGATTTTTCCGTAACAGACGCTAAAAAAGCCGCACTCAAAGGAAAAATGATTCGAAAAACAACAGATAGCACACCAAAAGTGTATGCATTTTGCGATTTTTATGTACTGAATGACGAAAACGATTGTAAAATAAAAGAGTTAACCACATTTCTTGTAGCGATTGATGAAACAGTAGAAAGCTCCTAA
- a CDS encoding IS3 family transposase (programmed frameshift), with amino-acid sequence MAKFKVEDKIRAVREYLTGHDSMNEVAKRYGVNKRGFHQWIELYQHHGVEGLMKRYTNYTPEFKMDVLNFMNDTGASPMKAAAVFNIPSRTTVMKWEKALDQSGMDALISKQRGHPSMKEKSKKPVSPKKPTESLQEEVERLRMENAYFKKVKCLSEGKRTVTAQLKAQVIYELRHDFKVVDLIKIASIPRSTYYYWIKHHTRPDKYKEAKEAIAVIFHAHKGRYGHRNIQIELGKIGIHLDPKTVLKLMKVIGLACRVRMKKYRSYRGNVGTAAPNILNRDFSAEKPNQKWVTDVTEFSLFGQKLYLSPVLDLYNSEIIAYTIQSRPTYDLVSTMLEQALKRLDPKDELVLHSDQGWHYQMKKYQMALSNRNVTQSMSRKGNCLDNAVIENFFGILKTELLYLQEFESLEHFRQELDDYMIYYNQKRMKKKLKNMSPVEYRTHVQQAA; translated from the exons ATGGCGAAATTTAAAGTTGAAGATAAGATACGCGCTGTTCGGGAGTATTTAACTGGGCATGACTCGATGAATGAAGTCGCTAAGCGGTATGGGGTAAACAAAAGAGGATTCCATCAATGGATTGAGCTGTACCAACATCACGGCGTAGAGGGATTGATGAAACGCTATACAAACTATACACCTGAGTTTAAGATGGACGTATTAAACTTTATGAACGATACCGGGGCGTCCCCTATGAAAGCAGCTGCTGTTTTCAATATCCCTTCCAGAACGACCGTGATGAAATGGGAGAAAGCACTTGATCAAAGTGGCATGGACGCCCTTATTTCAAAACAAAGGGGGCATCCATCCATGAAAGAGAAATCCAAAAAACCTGTGTCACCAAAGAAACCAACCGAATCACTTCAAGAAGAAGTCGAACGGCTGCGCATGGAGAATGCGTATT TTAAAAAAGTTAAATGCCTTAGTGAAGGAAAAAGAACTGTCACAGCGCAACTCAAAGCGCAAGTAATCTATGAGCTAAGGCATGATTTCAAGGTCGTTGACCTCATCAAGATAGCGTCCATTCCTAGAAGTACCTATTATTATTGGATCAAACATCACACTCGTCCCGACAAATACAAAGAGGCAAAAGAAGCGATTGCCGTTATCTTTCATGCACACAAGGGACGATATGGACATCGGAATATCCAAATCGAATTAGGGAAAATAGGAATCCACCTGGATCCAAAAACGGTATTGAAATTGATGAAAGTAATCGGTCTCGCCTGCCGGGTTCGGATGAAGAAATACCGTTCCTATCGTGGCAATGTGGGAACAGCGGCACCGAATATCCTGAACCGAGATTTCTCAGCTGAGAAACCAAATCAAAAATGGGTAACCGATGTGACGGAGTTCTCTCTTTTCGGGCAGAAGCTCTATCTATCACCTGTACTGGACCTGTACAACAGCGAAATCATCGCTTACACCATCCAGAGCCGGCCGACGTATGACCTGGTTTCCACCATGCTTGAACAAGCCTTGAAACGCCTCGACCCAAAAGATGAGCTTGTGCTCCATTCGGATCAGGGCTGGCATTATCAGATGAAGAAATACCAGATGGCATTGAGCAACCGGAACGTCACCCAAAGCATGTCCCGTAAGGGGAACTGTCTCGACAACGCCGTGATCGAAAATTTCTTTGGCATCCTGAAGACGGAACTCCTCTACTTGCAGGAATTTGAAAGTCTTGAACACTTCCGCCAGGAACTGGATGACTATATGATTTACTACAATCAGAAACGAATGAAGAAGAAATTAAAAAACATGAGTCCGGTTGAATACCGGACTCATGTACAACAAGCTGCTTAA
- a CDS encoding PTS fructose transporter subunit IIABC, with product MKITQLLTEQTIILDLVASTKQQVLEELANQLDQAGKLTDKQAFTKAILERENQSTTGIGDGIAIPHAKSAAVEFPAIAFGRSQKGLDFESLDGQPSHLFFMIAASEGANDDHLEALSRLATFLMDEKFRNNILAAQSKQEILDIVSAKEAAVDQPETAAVQTPVGSTQKKILAVTACPTGIAHTYMAAEKLNERAKDLGISLKVETNGSSGVKNRLTAEDIAEADAIIVAADTKVEMSRFDGKPVIQTGVGKAIYEADQLLNRAVTGDAPIYKHVQSKDEADAGETKSGFYKHLMNGVSNMLPFVVGGGILIAISFFWGINASNPDSPEYNEFAAMLMTIGGANAFFLMVPVLAGFIAMSIADRPGFAPGMIGGLIAITVTGVEGASGGSGFLGGLIAGFLAGYVTILVKKMFSGLPSSLEGLKPVLFFPVFAIAFTGIIMMLVNPQLTKVYTSISSFLESLGGTNLVLVGLLLGGMMAIDMGGPINKAAYTFGLAMLDAQNFNFMAAVMAAGMVPPLGLAISTSLFKNKFTKPEREAGKTAYVLGACFITEGAIPFAAADPARVIPACVAGAATTGALVMLFDIGLRAPHGGIFVIGLVDGGVPSISLYILAILLGAVVTALIAGLLKKRVVA from the coding sequence ATGAAAATCACGCAACTTTTAACGGAACAAACGATCATTTTGGACTTGGTAGCCTCAACGAAACAACAGGTATTAGAAGAGCTGGCCAATCAATTAGACCAAGCCGGCAAACTAACAGATAAACAAGCTTTCACAAAAGCCATTTTAGAACGTGAAAATCAAAGTACCACCGGTATTGGTGATGGCATTGCGATACCTCATGCTAAATCCGCCGCCGTCGAGTTTCCGGCAATTGCGTTTGGTCGTTCTCAAAAAGGACTGGATTTTGAATCGCTGGATGGTCAACCAAGCCATTTGTTCTTTATGATAGCAGCGAGTGAAGGCGCGAATGACGATCACTTGGAAGCACTGTCACGTTTAGCTACATTTTTAATGGATGAAAAGTTCCGCAACAACATTTTGGCAGCGCAATCAAAACAAGAAATTTTGGACATCGTGTCTGCAAAAGAAGCAGCTGTTGATCAACCAGAAACAGCGGCCGTTCAAACGCCTGTAGGTAGCACACAAAAGAAAATTTTGGCCGTAACGGCTTGTCCAACTGGCATTGCGCATACGTATATGGCAGCTGAAAAGTTAAATGAGCGGGCAAAAGATCTTGGCATATCGTTAAAAGTAGAAACCAATGGCTCGAGCGGTGTGAAAAATCGCTTGACGGCCGAAGACATTGCTGAAGCAGACGCCATTATTGTTGCAGCTGACACCAAAGTAGAAATGAGTCGTTTTGACGGCAAACCCGTAATTCAAACCGGCGTCGGCAAAGCGATCTATGAAGCCGATCAGTTGCTGAACCGTGCAGTAACTGGAGACGCTCCGATTTACAAGCATGTTCAGTCTAAAGATGAAGCTGATGCAGGAGAAACCAAAAGCGGTTTTTATAAGCATTTAATGAACGGTGTTTCCAATATGTTGCCATTTGTAGTGGGTGGCGGTATTCTTATTGCCATTTCGTTTTTCTGGGGCATTAATGCCAGCAATCCAGACAGTCCTGAATACAACGAGTTTGCGGCAATGCTGATGACGATTGGTGGCGCTAACGCTTTCTTCTTAATGGTTCCCGTTCTTGCCGGCTTTATCGCTATGAGTATTGCCGATCGTCCCGGTTTTGCACCAGGTATGATCGGTGGATTGATTGCCATTACCGTAACAGGCGTTGAAGGGGCAAGTGGTGGATCTGGTTTTCTTGGTGGATTGATCGCTGGTTTCCTTGCTGGGTATGTGACGATTTTGGTGAAGAAAATGTTTTCTGGTTTGCCTTCTTCATTAGAAGGATTAAAACCGGTGTTGTTTTTCCCGGTCTTTGCGATTGCCTTTACGGGCATCATCATGATGCTTGTGAATCCGCAGCTGACAAAAGTGTATACATCGATTTCTTCGTTCCTAGAAAGTCTAGGTGGTACCAACTTAGTATTAGTTGGTTTGTTGCTAGGCGGGATGATGGCCATTGATATGGGTGGTCCGATCAACAAAGCAGCTTATACATTTGGCCTGGCCATGTTAGATGCGCAAAACTTTAACTTTATGGCCGCTGTAATGGCTGCTGGAATGGTGCCGCCACTAGGTCTTGCCATTTCGACTAGTTTGTTTAAAAACAAATTCACAAAACCAGAACGTGAAGCTGGTAAAACTGCGTATGTGTTAGGTGCTTGCTTTATAACTGAAGGTGCCATTCCTTTCGCTGCAGCAGATCCGGCACGTGTGATTCCGGCATGTGTGGCTGGAGCTGCGACTACAGGTGCATTAGTAATGTTGTTTGATATCGGTTTACGTGCGCCACACGGTGGAATTTTCGTTATTGGATTAGTCGATGGAGGTGTTCCAAGCATTTCGCTGTATATTTTAGCGATTTTACTAGGAGCAGTTGTGACGGCCTTGATCGCCGGTTTGTTGAAAAAAAGAGTAGTTGCATAA
- the pfkB gene encoding 1-phosphofructokinase produces MIYTCTIAPSIDYTAYLSEFESGKLNRTTEVYYYPGGKGINVSRVLKRLGIPNKALGFVGGFTGRYIEGYLKNEGVDSDFIETAEVTRINVKIKSATETELNGPGPELTADQLAALTKKVRDMNEYDWFVLAGSLPSTIGPDYFLELATICQTKNIRFVLDTSGPMLNSILTTPVFLVKPNQQELGELFDVDITNLTDVYHYARKLVDSGTEHVVVSMGGDGAMLVTKDTALIANAPNGKVVNTVGAGDSLVSGFIAAYATHGDAAQAFRFGVASGSATAFRSDLCEKEDVETLLDQIEVYPFEEKDVTK; encoded by the coding sequence ATGATTTATACTTGTACTATCGCTCCATCCATTGATTATACCGCTTATCTTTCAGAATTTGAAAGTGGCAAGCTAAATCGGACAACGGAAGTGTATTATTATCCGGGGGGCAAAGGCATTAATGTATCGCGTGTGTTAAAACGTCTCGGCATACCTAATAAAGCACTCGGATTTGTTGGTGGCTTTACCGGACGGTATATAGAAGGGTATTTAAAAAATGAAGGCGTTGACAGTGATTTTATTGAAACGGCCGAAGTTACACGCATCAATGTCAAAATCAAATCTGCTACGGAAACAGAGCTCAATGGCCCCGGTCCTGAGTTAACTGCCGATCAATTAGCAGCTTTAACAAAAAAAGTGCGGGATATGAACGAATATGACTGGTTTGTTTTGGCCGGCAGCTTACCTAGCACAATTGGGCCAGATTATTTTTTAGAACTCGCCACAATTTGTCAAACCAAAAACATTCGCTTTGTACTGGATACTTCAGGGCCAATGCTAAACAGTATACTGACCACGCCTGTATTTTTGGTTAAACCCAATCAACAAGAACTCGGTGAATTGTTTGATGTGGACATCACAAATTTGACGGACGTTTATCATTACGCCCGCAAACTGGTTGACAGTGGAACCGAACATGTTGTGGTTTCTATGGGAGGCGATGGGGCCATGCTTGTAACTAAAGACACTGCACTTATCGCGAATGCACCAAATGGCAAGGTCGTCAACACTGTAGGCGCAGGAGATTCCTTGGTCTCTGGATTTATTGCCGCGTACGCAACACATGGAGATGCTGCACAAGCTTTCCGTTTTGGGGTTGCCAGTGGCAGTGCCACTGCATTTCGATCCGATTTGTGCGAAAAAGAAGATGTGGAAACATTGCTTGACCAAATAGAAGTTTACCCATTTGAAGAAAAGGATGTGACAAAATGA
- a CDS encoding DeoR/GlpR family DNA-binding transcription regulator, whose amino-acid sequence MLTNERHLFIMQLLDEKQTVKIQELVESTGASESTIRRDLVDLEHSGKLERVFGGATLAGKNLLEPSILDKSTQLLDEKIKIAKFAASFVQQGDSVYLDAGTTTFQMIPFLKDKDLVVVTNGLTLVEALNSHGITTYLTGGLMKPRTGAFVGSQTIQALQNYRFDSCFLGINGFHAEYGYTTPDPEEAAVKQMASSLSRKTFALADHSKINKISFAKIMDLERATLIVDEITKDANAVLEKKTIVKVVKL is encoded by the coding sequence TTGCTGACAAACGAACGACATCTCTTTATTATGCAACTTCTAGATGAAAAACAGACTGTCAAAATTCAAGAACTTGTTGAATCAACTGGCGCATCCGAATCAACAATCCGAAGAGATTTGGTTGATCTCGAACATTCCGGAAAATTGGAACGCGTTTTCGGTGGCGCAACGCTTGCCGGTAAAAATTTGTTAGAACCGAGCATTTTAGACAAATCCACACAATTATTAGATGAAAAAATTAAAATTGCGAAATTTGCTGCTTCATTTGTGCAACAAGGCGATAGCGTGTATCTGGACGCTGGTACCACGACCTTTCAAATGATTCCATTTTTGAAAGACAAAGATCTCGTCGTCGTAACAAATGGCTTAACGCTTGTCGAGGCACTAAATAGCCACGGCATCACCACTTATTTAACAGGTGGGTTAATGAAACCACGTACCGGCGCATTTGTCGGTTCTCAAACGATTCAAGCTTTGCAGAACTATCGTTTTGATAGCTGTTTTCTTGGCATCAATGGTTTTCATGCGGAATATGGTTATACCACACCAGACCCTGAGGAAGCTGCCGTAAAACAAATGGCTAGTTCTTTATCACGAAAGACGTTCGCGCTCGCTGATCATTCCAAAATCAATAAAATCAGCTTTGCAAAAATTATGGATCTAGAACGTGCCACCTTAATTGTAGATGAAATTACCAAAGATGCCAATGCTGTACTTGAAAAAAAGACAATTGTAAAGGTTGTGAAGCTATGA
- a CDS encoding phosphocarrier protein HPr, with the protein MVEKQFTITDEAGMHARPASALVGAVSKFSSDITLEHNGKKVNLKSILGVMSLGIPSGSVVTIAADGPDENEAIEQAGAVMEKEGISNQ; encoded by the coding sequence ATGGTCGAAAAACAATTTACAATTACAGATGAAGCAGGTATGCACGCACGTCCAGCATCAGCATTAGTAGGAGCGGTGTCTAAGTTCTCATCAGATATCACACTTGAGCACAATGGCAAAAAAGTAAACTTAAAATCAATTTTGGGCGTTATGTCTCTAGGGATTCCAAGTGGTTCAGTCGTAACAATCGCAGCAGATGGTCCAGATGAAAACGAAGCAATTGAACAAGCAGGAGCAGTTATGGAAAAAGAGGGGATTTCAAACCAATGA
- the ptsP gene encoding phosphoenolpyruvate--protein phosphotransferase has product MTQTMSGIAASNGIAIAKAFRLENPELNVDKRTISDTDSELARLTSALETSIAELEVIQKKTAEQISEKEAAIFGAHLLVLSDPELVGPITEKIKTENVNAEFALQEATDMFIAMFEAMDNEYMKERAADIRDVRKRVLAHLLGVTTQSPSMISDEVIIIAEDLTPSDTVQLNAQFVKGFITDIGGRTSHSAILARTLEIPAVVGAKKAMADIQNGTMVIVDGLDGTILINPEDSVIEEYKNKQAAYEEQKAEWAVLKNEATVTADGQAVELGANIGTPKDITGVVDNGGEAIGLYRTEFLYMGRDSFPTEDEQVEAYAAVLKGMQGKPTVVRTLDIGGDKELSYLDLPKELNPFLGLRAIRLCLEMPDMFKTQLRALLRASVHGNLKIMFPMIATLDEFREAKALLLEEKAKLQAEGVEVSETIEVGIMVEIPSTAVMADTFAKEVDFFSIGTNDLIQYTMAADRMNESVSYLYQPFNPAILRLVKMVIDASHREGKWTGMCGEMAGDEIAIPILLGLGLDEFSMSASSILKARAQISKLSKAEMAQHTDRILALGTSQEVEDYVKQLPTK; this is encoded by the coding sequence ATGACCCAAACAATGTCCGGAATAGCAGCCTCAAATGGAATTGCCATTGCGAAAGCTTTTCGCTTGGAAAATCCGGAATTGAATGTTGATAAGCGAACAATTTCGGATACTGACAGCGAATTGGCACGATTAACATCAGCGTTAGAAACATCCATCGCTGAACTTGAAGTCATTCAGAAAAAAACAGCTGAACAAATTAGCGAAAAAGAAGCAGCCATCTTTGGGGCTCACCTACTCGTATTAAGCGATCCTGAACTTGTTGGGCCAATTACTGAAAAAATCAAAACCGAAAACGTCAATGCCGAATTTGCATTGCAAGAAGCAACAGACATGTTTATTGCTATGTTTGAAGCAATGGACAATGAGTACATGAAAGAACGCGCAGCGGATATTCGTGACGTGAGAAAACGCGTACTCGCTCACCTATTAGGTGTAACTACCCAAAGCCCAAGCATGATTTCAGATGAAGTCATTATTATCGCGGAAGATTTAACGCCTTCTGACACCGTGCAGTTAAATGCACAGTTTGTAAAAGGCTTTATCACGGATATTGGTGGACGTACGTCTCACTCTGCGATTTTAGCGCGCACACTGGAAATCCCAGCAGTTGTTGGGGCTAAAAAAGCGATGGCTGATATTCAAAACGGCACGATGGTTATCGTGGACGGATTAGATGGAACGATTTTGATCAATCCAGAAGATAGCGTCATCGAAGAATACAAAAACAAGCAAGCAGCTTATGAAGAACAAAAAGCTGAATGGGCTGTTTTGAAAAACGAAGCTACGGTGACTGCTGATGGTCAAGCTGTTGAACTTGGTGCCAATATCGGAACACCTAAAGACATTACAGGGGTTGTTGATAACGGCGGTGAGGCAATTGGTTTATACCGTACAGAGTTTCTTTATATGGGACGCGATTCGTTCCCAACTGAAGATGAACAAGTAGAAGCCTATGCAGCTGTATTAAAAGGCATGCAAGGCAAACCAACTGTTGTTCGCACACTAGATATTGGTGGCGACAAAGAGTTGTCTTACCTTGATTTGCCAAAAGAACTAAACCCGTTTTTAGGTTTGCGTGCAATTCGCCTGTGCTTAGAAATGCCGGATATGTTCAAAACACAATTGCGTGCACTTTTACGTGCTAGCGTACACGGCAACTTGAAGATCATGTTCCCTATGATTGCTACACTTGACGAATTCCGTGAAGCCAAAGCATTGTTATTAGAAGAAAAAGCGAAGCTTCAAGCTGAAGGCGTCGAAGTTAGTGAAACAATCGAAGTAGGCATCATGGTTGAGATTCCATCAACAGCTGTGATGGCGGATACTTTCGCTAAAGAAGTTGACTTCTTCTCGATTGGGACAAATGACTTGATCCAATACACGATGGCCGCTGACCGCATGAACGAAAGCGTGTCGTATTTGTATCAGCCATTCAACCCAGCCATCTTACGTTTAGTAAAAATGGTCATCGATGCGTCTCACCGCGAAGGCAAATGGACAGGTATGTGTGGTGAAATGGCAGGAGATGAAATTGCGATTCCAATTCTCTTAGGTCTTGGCCTAGATGAATTCTCAATGAGCGCTTCATCGATCTTGAAAGCCCGTGCGCAAATCAGCAAACTTTCAAAAGCTGAAATGGCACAACATACAGACCGCATTTTGGCACTTGGCACTTCACAAGAAGTTGAAGACTACGTAAAACAATTACCAACTAAATAA